One stretch of Candidatus Uhrbacteria bacterium CG10_big_fil_rev_8_21_14_0_10_50_16 DNA includes these proteins:
- the tsf gene encoding translation elongation factor Ts encodes MAIDAKTVAELRERTGAGMMVVKKALEEANGDTDKAIEILKEKGAAKAAKRAGRSTSEGLIYSYIHGNGKLGVMLELQCETDFVALNEQFAELARQLAMHIAASDPQYLDVESVPVEVMEKAKADFAKEADGKPAEVVAKIVEGKIAKWLGEQVLLNQEFVMDEEKTIQQVITDAIAKIGENIRVSRFARFNIEGGMNACEAAPFTPEPEEE; translated from the coding sequence ATGGCAATTGATGCAAAAACCGTTGCAGAGTTACGCGAGCGTACGGGTGCAGGGATGATGGTTGTAAAGAAAGCACTTGAGGAAGCAAACGGAGATACCGATAAAGCGATCGAGATCCTTAAAGAAAAAGGTGCGGCCAAGGCAGCAAAACGTGCAGGTCGTTCTACGAGCGAGGGACTCATTTACAGCTACATCCACGGAAACGGAAAGTTGGGTGTGATGTTGGAACTACAGTGTGAGACGGACTTTGTGGCATTAAACGAACAATTCGCCGAATTGGCACGTCAATTGGCGATGCATATTGCGGCGTCTGATCCTCAGTATTTGGATGTCGAGTCTGTGCCCGTTGAGGTGATGGAAAAAGCGAAAGCGGATTTTGCCAAGGAAGCCGATGGAAAGCCGGCAGAAGTGGTGGCGAAGATTGTGGAAGGAAAGATTGCAAAATGGTTGGGAGAGCAGGTGCTGTTGAATCAAGAGTTTGTAATGGACGAGGAGAAGACGATTCAGCAGGTGATTACGGATGCAATCGCCAAGATTGGTGAGAACATTCGCGTGAGCCGATTTGCTCGGTTTAACATCGAGGGAGGAATGAATGCGTGCGAGGCCGCACCGTTTACGCCAGAACCAGAAGAGGAATAA
- a CDS encoding phosphopyruvate hydratase — protein MSDKIDQIHAHEILDSRGNPTVAVSVLTRNGVLGTASVPSGASTGSHEAWELRDGDPKRYGGKGVKKACRNVNMRIAPKLRGMRVTDQRGIDDLMIQLDGTVNKKRLGANAILGVSLAVAHAAAKTKHMPLYAYLRWTFDILEEKWKMPVPLMNILNGGSHADTNLDIQEFIVAPTGIRSFRERVRAGSEIFHALGDILHAAGLDTDVGNEGGYAPNLGKTEDALIYIMKAIKKAGYVPGKQIRLGLDVAANEFYNEKKDRYVMRTDKRKMTDEQMIDLIEEWVDKYPFVSIEDGLQEDKWEAWEELTRRLGKKVYLIGDDLFVTNADRLQTGIDRQVANAILIKFNQIGTLSETIQTIQLAQANKYKVIISHRSGETTDTTLADLAVAVNADFVKTGAPSRSERLVKYNRLMEIEEELLHKK, from the coding sequence ATGTCAGACAAAATTGATCAAATTCACGCTCACGAAATTCTTGATTCACGAGGGAACCCCACGGTGGCGGTTTCCGTTTTGACGCGTAACGGGGTGCTTGGAACCGCGAGTGTGCCATCGGGTGCGTCGACCGGTTCTCATGAAGCTTGGGAATTACGTGATGGAGATCCAAAACGTTACGGAGGAAAAGGGGTTAAGAAAGCGTGTCGTAATGTAAACATGCGTATTGCTCCTAAGCTACGCGGGATGCGCGTTACGGATCAACGAGGAATTGATGATCTCATGATTCAATTGGATGGAACCGTAAACAAAAAACGGTTGGGGGCCAATGCCATTTTGGGCGTGTCGTTGGCCGTGGCACATGCGGCGGCAAAAACGAAGCATATGCCTTTGTATGCGTACTTGCGTTGGACGTTCGATATATTAGAGGAAAAATGGAAGATGCCCGTGCCGCTTATGAATATCTTGAACGGCGGGTCGCACGCAGATACGAATTTGGATATTCAGGAATTTATCGTAGCGCCAACGGGGATTCGGTCGTTTCGAGAACGTGTGCGTGCAGGATCGGAAATTTTTCATGCACTAGGAGATATTTTGCATGCAGCCGGATTGGACACGGATGTGGGAAATGAAGGTGGCTATGCGCCAAACCTTGGCAAGACTGAGGATGCGCTTATTTACATCATGAAGGCCATTAAAAAGGCGGGCTATGTTCCAGGTAAACAGATTCGCCTTGGATTGGATGTGGCGGCAAACGAGTTTTACAATGAGAAAAAAGATCGATACGTGATGCGTACCGATAAACGGAAAATGACGGATGAGCAGATGATTGATCTCATTGAGGAATGGGTAGATAAATATCCGTTTGTCTCTATCGAGGATGGATTACAAGAGGATAAATGGGAAGCATGGGAAGAATTGACGCGTCGTCTTGGCAAAAAAGTCTATCTGATTGGCGATGACTTGTTTGTAACAAATGCCGATAGGCTGCAGACGGGAATTGATCGCCAGGTCGCCAACGCGATTCTTATTAAGTTTAATCAAATTGGCACGTTATCGGAAACCATTCAAACGATTCAGCTCGCGCAAGCCAATAAATACAAAGTGATTATTTCTCATCGATCTGGTGAGACAACGGACACTACACTTGCGGATTTGGCAGTTGCGGTGAACGCGGATTTTGTGAAAACGGGTGCGCCTTCTCGATCCGAGCGATTGGTAAAATACAACCGACTCATGGAGATTGAAGAGGAACTCTTGCACAAGAAATAA
- the pgk gene encoding phosphoglycerate kinase: MSVRTVNFASLSGKRVLLRVDLDLPVEQGVVPPGLVRFDSALATIQQLQAAGARVIVMGHRGRPEGVDLEMSILPIAQALMVKLPKESARFVAMGDQKDLVAATQVMAKGDVLILENLRFHPGEQKNDPTFAKQLAALGDVYMDDAFGNCHRDHASMTGITQFLESFAGPTIVRELEALEPVRSVKTHPYVAIVGGKKIASKLHALTALLKEADVVFVGGSIATTFFVAQGLNVGASLYVPEDVALAELLLQHTSLRLPVDVVVKKPDGTYAGILLEAIEPTDVIVDLGSESVLRMRTELEKAKMILWNGPVGIIEEPASRVGSDAIAHLVAEFARGAVYGVVGGGNTVGLLEELRLTDFIDHVSTGGGAMLEYVGGQTLPALEVLKEETYVRQN, encoded by the coding sequence ATGTCTGTACGTACAGTTAATTTTGCGTCTCTGTCTGGAAAACGTGTTTTGTTGCGTGTTGATTTGGATTTGCCTGTAGAGCAAGGAGTTGTGCCACCAGGGCTTGTTCGATTTGATTCGGCTCTTGCGACGATTCAGCAACTTCAAGCGGCAGGTGCTCGCGTGATTGTCATGGGACATCGTGGGCGACCAGAGGGTGTGGATCTGGAGATGAGCATTTTGCCGATTGCGCAGGCGCTCATGGTGAAGCTACCAAAAGAATCTGCGCGATTTGTGGCTATGGGAGATCAAAAAGATCTTGTGGCTGCAACACAGGTGATGGCCAAAGGGGATGTCTTAATTTTAGAGAATCTCCGGTTTCATCCAGGTGAGCAGAAAAATGATCCTACCTTTGCAAAGCAACTCGCCGCACTTGGGGACGTGTATATGGATGATGCATTTGGGAATTGTCACAGAGATCATGCGAGTATGACAGGTATTACGCAGTTTTTGGAGAGCTTTGCGGGGCCAACGATCGTACGTGAATTGGAGGCATTAGAGCCTGTTCGATCTGTAAAAACGCATCCGTACGTGGCGATTGTTGGTGGAAAGAAAATAGCATCAAAGCTGCATGCGCTCACCGCATTGCTGAAAGAGGCGGACGTTGTATTTGTAGGTGGATCAATTGCGACGACGTTTTTTGTGGCACAAGGATTGAATGTCGGTGCGTCGTTATATGTACCGGAAGACGTTGCATTGGCGGAGTTACTGTTGCAGCACACGTCTTTACGGTTGCCGGTGGACGTTGTCGTAAAAAAGCCGGACGGAACGTATGCGGGGATTTTATTGGAGGCGATCGAACCTACAGATGTGATTGTGGATCTAGGATCCGAATCTGTTTTGCGCATGCGTACGGAATTAGAAAAAGCCAAGATGATTTTATGGAACGGTCCTGTGGGTATTATTGAGGAGCCAGCGTCACGCGTTGGATCCGATGCGATTGCGCACCTTGTCGCAGAATTTGCACGCGGCGCTGTATATGGCGTGGTTGGTGGAGGGAACACCGTTGGGTTACTGGAGGAGTTACGGCTTACGGATTTTATCGATCATGTCTCAACAGGCGGCGGAGCTATGTTAGAATATGTGGGAGGGCAAACATTGCCTGCGCTTGAAGTACTTAAGGAGGAAACCTATGTCAGACAAAATTGA
- the gap gene encoding type I glyceraldehyde-3-phosphate dehydrogenase, whose product MPNIAINGFGRIGRNTLKVGLGKPGFTVVAINDLTSPAILAALLQNDTVHGRYQKRVTHGENWIAINGKKIPVLSERDPSKLPWKKMKVDVVLECTGFFTTQESAGAHVKAGAKGVIISAPSKGGDVPTYVKGVNHEGLKGETATVIDNASCTTNCTAPVMAILEEAFGVEKAMMSTIHAYTSTQVLQDGPSKDPRRARAAAANIVPTSTGAAIAVTEAIPELKDRFDGMAFRVPVIDGSVTDFTVILKKNVTAAQVNAALKRASKLPRWKGVLEVTDEPLVSSDIIGNPASSIVNSDLTMVVDGDMVKVVAWYDNEWGYSTRLAEMAVLYGKTR is encoded by the coding sequence ATGCCAAACATTGCTATTAATGGATTCGGTCGCATCGGTCGCAACACACTTAAGGTGGGCCTGGGAAAACCTGGGTTTACGGTTGTGGCGATTAACGATCTCACGAGCCCCGCGATTCTTGCGGCGCTTTTACAAAACGATACCGTGCACGGACGCTACCAAAAACGTGTAACGCATGGTGAGAATTGGATCGCTATTAACGGAAAAAAAATACCCGTGTTGAGTGAACGTGATCCCTCAAAACTCCCTTGGAAGAAGATGAAGGTGGATGTTGTATTGGAATGTACGGGATTTTTTACCACACAAGAATCGGCAGGCGCACATGTAAAAGCAGGCGCCAAAGGCGTGATTATTAGCGCACCATCAAAGGGCGGAGATGTCCCAACGTATGTAAAAGGTGTTAATCACGAGGGGTTAAAAGGAGAGACGGCAACCGTGATTGACAATGCATCTTGTACCACTAATTGCACCGCACCGGTGATGGCGATTTTAGAAGAAGCATTTGGTGTGGAGAAAGCGATGATGTCTACAATTCACGCGTACACATCAACGCAAGTTTTGCAGGACGGACCCTCCAAGGATCCTCGACGTGCGCGCGCGGCGGCGGCTAACATTGTGCCAACATCCACAGGCGCGGCGATTGCGGTCACAGAGGCAATCCCAGAGCTTAAAGATCGATTTGATGGCATGGCGTTCCGTGTACCAGTGATTGATGGATCAGTAACGGATTTTACGGTTATTTTGAAGAAAAACGTCACGGCGGCACAAGTGAATGCGGCATTAAAACGTGCGTCAAAACTTCCACGTTGGAAGGGTGTTTTGGAAGTCACCGACGAGCCGCTGGTAAGCTCTGATATTATTGGAAACCCCGCGTCGTCAATTGTGAACTCAGATTTGACGATGGTGGTAGATGGAGACATGGTGAAGGTTGTGGCGTGGTACGACAACGAATGGGGATACTCAACACGTCTTGCGGAGATGGCGGTCTTATACGGTAAGACACGTTAA
- a CDS encoding phosphoglycerate mutase (2,3-diphosphoglycerate-independent) (catalyzes the interconversion of 2-phosphoglycerate and 3-phosphoglycerate), with protein sequence MPEEATTRPKPVVLLILDGFGIAPDDQGNAISQAHTPVMDSLVATYPAMPIRASGEAVGLQWGSMGNSEVGHLTMGAGRVYYQSLPRIDLAIETGDFFTNPTLLKMIETVKLSGGTLHVVGLLSEGGVHAHSRHCYAILELAKKLGLTKVAVHVILDGRDTLYNAGYHAVELLQEKIQEIGVGEIASVSGRFYSMDRDNKWDRTEKGYRAMAEGVGVEATDPLLAIKESYAREVYDEEFVPTVIVNKGKPVATVQEGDVIFFYNYRPDRARQLTRAFVLPTFDGFSRDYNNGVLVTTMMEYEKGLPVEVAYPPEVIAKGLSEILSNTGLKQLHIAETEKYAHVTFFFNGTRENPFPGEERVVIPSPRVASYDETPAMSVVGVTDRIVKEIKAGTFDVIIANFANVDMVGHTGNFEATKLAVESVDVAVGRVVEAVLAKNGVVVITADHGNAEEMSNLTTAQMDKEHSTNPIPLIIIGNAYAGQPSVVGDVPNNDLSLVSPVGMIADVAPTMLHILGIPKPQSMTGESLIV encoded by the coding sequence ATGCCAGAAGAAGCTACAACGCGTCCAAAACCGGTCGTCCTGTTGATTCTGGATGGGTTTGGAATTGCGCCAGACGATCAAGGAAACGCGATTTCTCAAGCACATACACCTGTTATGGATAGTCTCGTGGCGACCTATCCGGCGATGCCAATCCGGGCTTCTGGTGAGGCGGTTGGATTGCAATGGGGTTCGATGGGAAACTCCGAGGTCGGTCACCTTACGATGGGTGCAGGACGCGTGTACTATCAGTCGCTTCCGCGGATCGATCTTGCCATTGAGACGGGTGATTTTTTTACAAATCCGACATTGCTCAAGATGATCGAAACGGTAAAATTGTCCGGAGGAACACTTCATGTGGTTGGGTTGTTGTCGGAGGGAGGTGTACACGCGCATAGTCGACATTGTTATGCGATTTTGGAACTAGCAAAAAAATTAGGACTCACGAAGGTTGCCGTGCACGTTATATTAGATGGGCGCGACACTCTTTACAACGCCGGTTATCATGCGGTTGAGTTGTTGCAGGAAAAAATACAAGAGATTGGCGTTGGGGAGATTGCGAGTGTTAGCGGGCGTTTCTATTCCATGGATCGTGATAATAAATGGGACCGTACGGAGAAGGGGTATCGTGCCATGGCGGAAGGCGTGGGTGTTGAGGCGACAGACCCGCTATTGGCGATCAAAGAAAGTTACGCACGTGAGGTTTATGATGAAGAGTTCGTTCCAACGGTCATTGTTAATAAAGGGAAACCTGTTGCAACCGTGCAGGAAGGCGATGTAATCTTTTTTTACAATTATCGACCAGACAGGGCGCGTCAACTCACGCGCGCATTTGTCTTACCGACGTTTGATGGATTCTCACGGGATTATAATAATGGCGTTCTTGTGACAACAATGATGGAATATGAAAAAGGATTGCCTGTGGAGGTTGCTTATCCGCCAGAAGTGATTGCAAAGGGACTCTCGGAAATTTTGTCCAACACGGGATTGAAACAGCTTCATATTGCAGAAACAGAAAAATACGCTCACGTCACGTTTTTCTTTAACGGAACGCGTGAGAATCCGTTTCCAGGTGAAGAGCGTGTTGTCATTCCGTCTCCGCGCGTAGCCTCCTACGACGAGACGCCGGCAATGAGTGTAGTGGGGGTAACGGATCGGATCGTAAAAGAGATAAAAGCGGGGACGTTTGATGTGATTATTGCCAACTTTGCGAACGTGGATATGGTGGGACATACGGGAAATTTTGAGGCGACAAAGCTAGCGGTTGAATCGGTGGATGTGGCTGTGGGGAGAGTTGTAGAAGCGGTATTAGCAAAAAATGGTGTCGTGGTAATTACGGCAGACCATGGAAACGCCGAGGAGATGTCCAACCTCACAACGGCGCAAATGGACAAGGAACACAGTACAAATCCAATTCCATTGATTATTATTGGGAACGCGTATGCAGGTCAGCCGTCTGTGGTTGGGGATGTACCAAATAATGATTTGAGCCTTGTGTCGCCCGTGGGAATGATTGCCGATGTGGCACCAACGATGCTCCATATTTTAGGCATTCCAAAACCGCAAAGTATGACCGGGGAATCGCTGATTGTATGA